In a single window of the Arachis hypogaea cultivar Tifrunner chromosome 6, arahy.Tifrunner.gnm2.J5K5, whole genome shotgun sequence genome:
- the LOC112696455 gene encoding serine/arginine-rich splicing factor RS2Z33 isoform X1, whose protein sequence is MPRYEDKYGNTRLYVGRLASRTRSRDLERVFSRYGRVRDVDMKHDYAFVEFSDPRDADDARYNLDGRDVDGSRIIVEFAKGVPRGSREYLGRGPPPGTGRCFNCGIDGHWARDCKAGDWKNKCYRCGERGHIEKNCKNSPKKLSRRGRSYSRSPVRSRSPVRSRSPRRGRSRDRSYTPERSYSRSRSPVRGDRSPVRDRSESPRSRSPEPKGSPQPSKARKHSPSPDEGSPQKRGDASPGNERMVTQQDGSDYSDGPRGKSRSPTSPAGDDSPKANGRSRSPSPRDDDRSPIDDEEDNQRNLPRGSESP, encoded by the exons ATGCCTCGCTATGAAGATAAATACGGCAACACACGCCTCTATGTTGGTCGATTGGCTTCAAGGACGCGTTCCCGTGATCTGGAGCGAGTTTTCAGCCGATATGGAAG AGTTCGAGATGTGGATATGAAGCATGATTACGCCTTTGTT GAATTCAGCGATCCTAGAGATGCTGATGATGCAAGATACAACTTGGATGGCCGTGATGTTGATGGAAGTCGTATTATTGTGGAATTTGCGAAAGGG GTTCCTCGTGGTTCCCGTGAATATTTGGGTCGTGGTCCTCCTCCTGGAACTGGGCGTTGCTTTAACTGTGGTATTGATGGCCATTGGGCCCGAGATTGCAAAGCTGGAGACTGGAAGAACAAGTGTTATCGTTGTGGTGAGAGGGGTCATATAGAAAAAAACTGCAAGAACAGTCCCAAAAAGCTGAG TAGACGTGGGCGTAGTTATTCCCGCTCTCCGGTCAGGTCACGTTCCCCAGTCAGGTCACGCTCTCCTCGTCGTGGCAGAAGCAGGGACAGGAGTTACACCCCAGAACGCAGTTACAG TCGATCAAGATCCCCAGTTAGGGGGGATCGAAGCCCAGTTCGTGATAGATCAGAGAGCCCACGCTCTAGAAGCCCTGAACCCAAAGGTAGCCCTCAGCCCTCGAAGGCAAGGAAGCATAGTCCATCACCTGATGAAGGGAGTCCACAGAAGAGAGGTGATGCATCTCCTGGCAATGAGAGGATGGTTACACAGCAAGATGGATCTGATTACAGTGATGGCCCCAGAGGAAAGAGCAGAAGCCCCACTAGTCCAGCAGGGGATGACAGCCCAAAGGCTAATGGTCGCAGCCGCAGTCCTAGTCCCAGAGATGATGACAGAAGCCCCATTGATGACGAAGAAGACAACCAGCGTAATCTACCAAGAGGCAGTGAGTCCCCTTAA
- the LOC112696455 gene encoding serine/arginine-rich splicing factor RS2Z33 isoform X2 has product MPRYEDKYGNTRLYVGRLASRTRSRDLERVFSRYGRVRDVDMKHDYAFVEFSDPRDADDARYNLDGRDVDGSRIIVEFAKGVPRGSREYLGRGPPPGTGRCFNCGIDGHWARDCKAGDWKNKCYRCGERGHIEKNCKNSPKKLRRGRSYSRSPVRSRSPVRSRSPRRGRSRDRSYTPERSYSRSRSPVRGDRSPVRDRSESPRSRSPEPKGSPQPSKARKHSPSPDEGSPQKRGDASPGNERMVTQQDGSDYSDGPRGKSRSPTSPAGDDSPKANGRSRSPSPRDDDRSPIDDEEDNQRNLPRGSESP; this is encoded by the exons ATGCCTCGCTATGAAGATAAATACGGCAACACACGCCTCTATGTTGGTCGATTGGCTTCAAGGACGCGTTCCCGTGATCTGGAGCGAGTTTTCAGCCGATATGGAAG AGTTCGAGATGTGGATATGAAGCATGATTACGCCTTTGTT GAATTCAGCGATCCTAGAGATGCTGATGATGCAAGATACAACTTGGATGGCCGTGATGTTGATGGAAGTCGTATTATTGTGGAATTTGCGAAAGGG GTTCCTCGTGGTTCCCGTGAATATTTGGGTCGTGGTCCTCCTCCTGGAACTGGGCGTTGCTTTAACTGTGGTATTGATGGCCATTGGGCCCGAGATTGCAAAGCTGGAGACTGGAAGAACAAGTGTTATCGTTGTGGTGAGAGGGGTCATATAGAAAAAAACTGCAAGAACAGTCCCAAAAAGCTGAG ACGTGGGCGTAGTTATTCCCGCTCTCCGGTCAGGTCACGTTCCCCAGTCAGGTCACGCTCTCCTCGTCGTGGCAGAAGCAGGGACAGGAGTTACACCCCAGAACGCAGTTACAG TCGATCAAGATCCCCAGTTAGGGGGGATCGAAGCCCAGTTCGTGATAGATCAGAGAGCCCACGCTCTAGAAGCCCTGAACCCAAAGGTAGCCCTCAGCCCTCGAAGGCAAGGAAGCATAGTCCATCACCTGATGAAGGGAGTCCACAGAAGAGAGGTGATGCATCTCCTGGCAATGAGAGGATGGTTACACAGCAAGATGGATCTGATTACAGTGATGGCCCCAGAGGAAAGAGCAGAAGCCCCACTAGTCCAGCAGGGGATGACAGCCCAAAGGCTAATGGTCGCAGCCGCAGTCCTAGTCCCAGAGATGATGACAGAAGCCCCATTGATGACGAAGAAGACAACCAGCGTAATCTACCAAGAGGCAGTGAGTCCCCTTAA
- the LOC112696455 gene encoding serine/arginine-rich splicing factor RS2Z33 isoform X4 produces the protein MKHDYAFVEFSDPRDADDARYNLDGRDVDGSRIIVEFAKGVPRGSREYLGRGPPPGTGRCFNCGIDGHWARDCKAGDWKNKCYRCGERGHIEKNCKNSPKKLRRGRSYSRSPVRSRSPVRSRSPRRGRSRDRSYTPERSYSRSRSPVRGDRSPVRDRSESPRSRSPEPKGSPQPSKARKHSPSPDEGSPQKRGDASPGNERMVTQQDGSDYSDGPRGKSRSPTSPAGDDSPKANGRSRSPSPRDDDRSPIDDEEDNQRNLPRGSESP, from the exons ATGAAGCATGATTACGCCTTTGTT GAATTCAGCGATCCTAGAGATGCTGATGATGCAAGATACAACTTGGATGGCCGTGATGTTGATGGAAGTCGTATTATTGTGGAATTTGCGAAAGGG GTTCCTCGTGGTTCCCGTGAATATTTGGGTCGTGGTCCTCCTCCTGGAACTGGGCGTTGCTTTAACTGTGGTATTGATGGCCATTGGGCCCGAGATTGCAAAGCTGGAGACTGGAAGAACAAGTGTTATCGTTGTGGTGAGAGGGGTCATATAGAAAAAAACTGCAAGAACAGTCCCAAAAAGCTGAG ACGTGGGCGTAGTTATTCCCGCTCTCCGGTCAGGTCACGTTCCCCAGTCAGGTCACGCTCTCCTCGTCGTGGCAGAAGCAGGGACAGGAGTTACACCCCAGAACGCAGTTACAG TCGATCAAGATCCCCAGTTAGGGGGGATCGAAGCCCAGTTCGTGATAGATCAGAGAGCCCACGCTCTAGAAGCCCTGAACCCAAAGGTAGCCCTCAGCCCTCGAAGGCAAGGAAGCATAGTCCATCACCTGATGAAGGGAGTCCACAGAAGAGAGGTGATGCATCTCCTGGCAATGAGAGGATGGTTACACAGCAAGATGGATCTGATTACAGTGATGGCCCCAGAGGAAAGAGCAGAAGCCCCACTAGTCCAGCAGGGGATGACAGCCCAAAGGCTAATGGTCGCAGCCGCAGTCCTAGTCCCAGAGATGATGACAGAAGCCCCATTGATGACGAAGAAGACAACCAGCGTAATCTACCAAGAGGCAGTGAGTCCCCTTAA
- the LOC112696455 gene encoding serine/arginine-rich splicing factor RS2Z33 isoform X3, with the protein MKHDYAFVEFSDPRDADDARYNLDGRDVDGSRIIVEFAKGVPRGSREYLGRGPPPGTGRCFNCGIDGHWARDCKAGDWKNKCYRCGERGHIEKNCKNSPKKLSRRGRSYSRSPVRSRSPVRSRSPRRGRSRDRSYTPERSYSRSRSPVRGDRSPVRDRSESPRSRSPEPKGSPQPSKARKHSPSPDEGSPQKRGDASPGNERMVTQQDGSDYSDGPRGKSRSPTSPAGDDSPKANGRSRSPSPRDDDRSPIDDEEDNQRNLPRGSESP; encoded by the exons ATGAAGCATGATTACGCCTTTGTT GAATTCAGCGATCCTAGAGATGCTGATGATGCAAGATACAACTTGGATGGCCGTGATGTTGATGGAAGTCGTATTATTGTGGAATTTGCGAAAGGG GTTCCTCGTGGTTCCCGTGAATATTTGGGTCGTGGTCCTCCTCCTGGAACTGGGCGTTGCTTTAACTGTGGTATTGATGGCCATTGGGCCCGAGATTGCAAAGCTGGAGACTGGAAGAACAAGTGTTATCGTTGTGGTGAGAGGGGTCATATAGAAAAAAACTGCAAGAACAGTCCCAAAAAGCTGAG TAGACGTGGGCGTAGTTATTCCCGCTCTCCGGTCAGGTCACGTTCCCCAGTCAGGTCACGCTCTCCTCGTCGTGGCAGAAGCAGGGACAGGAGTTACACCCCAGAACGCAGTTACAG TCGATCAAGATCCCCAGTTAGGGGGGATCGAAGCCCAGTTCGTGATAGATCAGAGAGCCCACGCTCTAGAAGCCCTGAACCCAAAGGTAGCCCTCAGCCCTCGAAGGCAAGGAAGCATAGTCCATCACCTGATGAAGGGAGTCCACAGAAGAGAGGTGATGCATCTCCTGGCAATGAGAGGATGGTTACACAGCAAGATGGATCTGATTACAGTGATGGCCCCAGAGGAAAGAGCAGAAGCCCCACTAGTCCAGCAGGGGATGACAGCCCAAAGGCTAATGGTCGCAGCCGCAGTCCTAGTCCCAGAGATGATGACAGAAGCCCCATTGATGACGAAGAAGACAACCAGCGTAATCTACCAAGAGGCAGTGAGTCCCCTTAA